Proteins encoded in a region of the Panicum hallii strain FIL2 chromosome 3, PHallii_v3.1, whole genome shotgun sequence genome:
- the LOC112887319 gene encoding putative glutaredoxin-C14 — protein MADRVMKLASERAVVVFTLSSCCMCHTVTKLMQDLSVNALVHELDSDPRGKEMESALLKMLGGRGPAVPAVFIGGKLVGGTNRVMSLHLGGELVPMLMNAGALWV, from the coding sequence ATGGCCGACCGCGTGATGAAGCTGGCGTCGGAGCGGGCGGTAGTGGTGTTCACGCTGAGCTCCTGCTGCATGTGCCACACAGTGACGAAGCTGATGCAGGACCTGAGCGTGAACGCGCTGGTGCACGAGCTGGACAGCGACCCCAGGGGCAAGGAGATGGAGAGCGCGCTGCTCAAGATGCTCGGCGGCAGGGgccccgccgtccccgccgTCTTCATCGGCGGCAAGCTCGTCGGCGGCACCAACAGGGTCATGTCCCTCCACCTCGGCGGCGAGCTCGTGCCCATGCTCATGAACGCCGGCGCGCTCTGGGTGTAG